Genomic window (Falco cherrug isolate bFalChe1 chromosome 4, bFalChe1.pri, whole genome shotgun sequence):
CAGCTGCCTGAGCCTGCATGGGGCAAAACAAGCACCGTGTAAGCAGATGGTGCCTTCTCCATCATCCCACCACCGCTTCAGTAGCCCTGAATAAAACTGCCCCGTTACCTTTTTCCCGTGAGCTGCCCCCATGGTCCGACGTATCAGCTATGCTCTGCTCACCCGGGGTGTGGGACCAGCTGGCTCTCCGTGGTCGCTGGCCCCCTTACTCCCAGGCAGATGTGTGGCTGTGCAGCTCCTGGCCCCTCGGTAGCTGCTGTGGGGAGACGAGGGTGAAATCCAGCCTGTCTGCAGCGGGGTCGGGCGGGAAagcttgcttttcctcccttctcccagcacGTGGAGAACTCATTTTCTTCATGCACCTAACGGCTGGCTCACGCCCAGGCTCTGCCCGGGCACAAAGGCAGCTTTCATGCTGCGGATGCCCAGTTTCTAAGCCGGGATCCGTATTTTGAGAGGCTGTGGAAGATTACAGTAATTGCACTTGACAGGGCAAGATGTCACAGGACGCGGATTCGCCCAGCTGCGGGGCCCCGGCACCCGTTGGTCCTTGCCTGTGGCATCCTTCCTAGCTGCTCCTTTGGTGCTTTGCCGAAATAAACCCATACCCCCAAATAAAAGAGGATTATCCCTCTGCTACCCGTCTGCATTGTGGCTCTTGGCTCCTGTTACAGCACTGGATTTTGCAAACTTTGCTCCTGCAAACACCCCAGCCTGcctgtttgctgctgcagtgctggagccCACCATGGCCCCCGGGTGAGCCCAGGTTACCCGGAGCTAGGTCCTGGGAGGCCGGGCACGTCAGGGCTTGCTTGTGGTTGCTGAAGTCTCTGGGAGATGCCGCATGGTGAAAACCAGCCAGGTAGGTGCCTATCTCTGCAGTAATACAGCTTTCCGAATGCTAAGGCACTAAAAAATCTCATCTGGGGACTACTGTGCCTGCACCCACCACCCTCttcacaactttttaaaaaccaagcaAGTTAAATTTGACTCCTGATGCCATATTTATACCCCTGCCTCCCAGATGCTGGACTTTTGAAATGCTCCAATTGATTTATCAGGACACGGTGGCTTTGGCAGGAATGGCTCTTCAAAACGCTGGCTGCTGATTAAGGTCCCTGCACAGGAGTTACACTTTTAGCTCTTCCTATTTATTGAAAATTGTGATGTACCTTTAGTAGGTGCTTTGTGATGGATTCATAGTTAATTTTAACTGTCTGTAGTGTGCTGAAACATAAATTTCCTTGATTTTGGCTTTAAACCAAATTTCTCATGTGGATTGCAAAGGGCTATGAAGAGTTTCCTGCGGCTAAAAGGGGCCGGTTGTTTTCTGGGCTGTAGCTGATGCTGTGTGCTGGTTTAGCCCATGCAGCCGCCTTTACAGCTCTTAGGCTGTTTTCAGTTTGGCTTACGAGCGAATCTAGATCCTTTGAGGGGGCTTAAAATAGTTGGCATATTTATACTGGCAGTGCGGCAGGACTGTGTGATGTGAGGGCTGTTGTGTCTGCTGCGTTGTGTTATTTCTCGCTGCTGCCACGGGTAGGGATGATTCAGCGCTTGGGATTAACCGCTGCTGTTGCAGCAGATTTAGGGATCGATTTATGGTGGAGGCTTCCCTTGGTGGGATCAGGTGCACGTTAAGAGCGCAGCAGGATAAGCTGGGATAAAATACTAGAGCTATTGGGGGTTTCCTCTGTGATGgctgtgtttgggttttattccagTTTTGCCTTTGGGAGTTGTTATAGGTGTTACACAATTGATTTCAGGATTTTTCCTTGTTTAGGGAAAACCAGTTGCCTTGCTGGTTTTGGATAGTGGTGCTGGGTTTGGGATCCGGGGTTTCATCCCTAAGGTGGCTGgtgcaggacaggctgtgtCTCTTCCTGGCCTTATCCTGCCAATGCTCCTCACTTCTGCTCCCCTGGGGTGCCTCGGGGGCTCAGATAACCGATGTGAACTGCCTGTTTAAAGTGTTGTGTTGTACTGGGGCAAACCCTGCTGTTAGAGGCAGAAaaggctgtgcagggcagccTCTTACCCTGCACAGCTCCAACAGAAATGCTCCACCCTCACGTTCTGCAAAACTGCTGGTCTGCTTTAAAGAATGGGGAAAAACCAGATACAGTCGTCGGAAATTGAAGTCTGTATATGATGCAAATTTGTCCCTGTCCATGATGAGAGATAAGCCTGGGCCATCACCCACGCAGTCTGATCTCAGCAGCGCTGGTGCTCGGGGAGGTTTTGGGTACAGATGGGGCTGGGGTGAGTGCAGCTGGACACAAGTGGGGGGCAGATGCTCCCCCAGGACCTCCTTGGCGTTGGGTATGAGCATGGGAACCACCCTGGAAGGAGGTCTGTGGGGCTTTGCCAGCCTGCGTTTGGGCAGGGatccctccttccctggaggtgctggctggCCCCAGGTTGGGGTGCTGCTCCTGGAGCAAAGCGGGTGTGCGGGTGCCTGCGGTGGGTGCAGCCTGGGCTGTTGTATGCTCCAGATGGATGCTGACTCCAGCTCTCCCGGTAAAAGGCTCCCACCTATTGGTTATGCTGCACAACTTCAGCCACCTGGACATCAACATGCACATCCATCCCTCCCTCTTTGAGGGCAAAGTCAGGTTGGCACATCCCCGGCCTTATCCTGACCTTTGACGGGGGCGTGCCACAGAAGATTTAGCTTGGATTTAACCCAGGAGAGATGCAACCAGGTGAGGGAAATGCTTTGGTCTGCAAACATTAACCTACATTGCTGCAAGCCGTCCCTGTGGCCTTCTGGCCTTATTGTGGCTGTAGGACAGGGTGGAGGCAGGAGCTCCAGGGGGAAACCACCAAGGTCTGAGCATCCCCAGGGATAACTCTGCCCTGTGCcatgtggggagggggagcacCCGTGTGCAGTGCCATGGGATGGGTGATGGTGACACCTGGCTGGTGGCAGAGAACATGGTGTGCTGCATCTGCAGGGAAAAGCATGGATTATGCTTGAAAATGGAAGTGAGAAGGTAGTTGTGTTATAATTAGGTCTTATTTAAGAACTCTGAAAAAACTTCTACAACGTTTTTagttcaaagacagaaaaataaaatactctaTATTGACCCATAGATGAGGACAGCTCAGCTGAACCCTGGCCAGGTGTTCGCTCAGGCCCTGCAGGCACTGGTACAGCTCTTCCCCAgtccctgcacagcccctgctggGAAACTCCGGTTCCTGGGAACGCACccactgctgggctgtgggacCAGGcggtgggggggctggggctggtgtggTGGGGCTGTGCTCCCCGCCATGGGGCTGGCATCTCTGTGAGACTGGTGGTGTCTGCCctctgtggcaggctgggggcTTGGAGCTAATCCATCTTCCTGGGGGCGCAGCCCTCCATCTCTAGCAGCTCAGGCCAGCCGTCATATTTATTTGTGTCCTTATCATTTTTgatgtgctgcaggaaaagaaaaaaaggcgAATGAATGAGGAGGTTGGTGGCACAGTGCAAATTTGAAACGTGGCAAAACTTCCAGCTTGGCTCGACGTGGGGGATAACGCCACTGGCCCATGTCTTCTGCAGACAGGTGGGATGTAGCTCGAGAGGTGCTACGAAGAGGATGGGAGTCCCCAGAGCTGGTGGCAGGGGAGGGACATGTACCTGTTCAAAGGGGCTCTTTTTCTTCAGCCCTTTCGCTCCCAAGAAGACCCAGTTGTCCCGGAATCCCAGATTGCTGGcgtggctgctgcccagctccgTGAAGTATGCACGGACTTTGTCGTTCATTCTGAAGGAGGGTGAGAGGGTGTTAGTGTGGTGCCAGGCAGGTGtcccttccctcctgtcccctctctgctgctggcagcagcacctcagCTCCCCCCAGGTGTGGGTTTTTGGGGAGCCACGTGTTGCTCCCGGGGCCAAACTCACTTTGTGGCAGCGTCATCATAGCTGGCCATCAGCACAATGGTGCCGTGCTTGATCTCTTGGAGGAAGGTATACAGTTTGTTGATGTCTGGGAGAGAAAAGcatcagggaaagaaaaagggatttaGCAGGGAGTGCTGCATGGCAGCTGGCGGGTATGTTCCCCTCTGGGTCAGTGGGAAATATCCTGATTGTGCTGGTGGTAGCCAGGATTTGGAGTCATGGGTTTGGGGAAGGACGGGCTCCCAGATGCTGCATTCCCCACCTTGTGTTCCCGCCTGGGCTCTCCcgcagcacccagggctggtGCTTTCCTCCTGCCGGTACAACCGCAGGGGGGAATTTGCTTCTAAACCTTGCTGGCTGACTGTGAAATCTAGTTATGTGAATTTACCTCCCGACACAAGAAATGAACCCGTTCAGCCGCAGAGCTGATCATGCCTTCAGCTACATTGCGGGAATTATTCCTCATCCTGCATCCCTGGGATGCTCGAGTCCAACGCCCCATCTAGTGGCACAGGAGCCAACTGTCGCCTTCCCAGTGCCCCCGCCACCGCGCGTCTCACTCGCAGGCTCGGCTGGAAACCTCATGGGACTGGTGTTTCTCCTTAAAACTCCAGAGTTACCAAGGACAGGTTGCAAACCCAAAAAGCAGAGAGGGTGATTGATCCCTGGAGAAGGCTCAGACAGAAAAGGGTAAATCAAAAGCACTATAGGAGCGGTTTTAGCGTGTGATTTTGAGGAGTCCTGCCAAAACTCTGGAGAGGTTTGGGTACAGCTTTGCAGCACCAGTGGGACATGCAGCACCCTGCAGGTTAGTGCCAGCCAGGCTGTGAGCgggtgctgccctggctcaGGGCATCTTTTTGCGGTTAGGAAGATTGTTTGAAGCCAGCAAGCGCAGGGACGTGGTCTTTCCTGCCACCAGGCTCTGCTTCATGTGCCCAGCCTCTCTGGGGCTGGGAGCCGCATCTCCTGCCATGCTCTGAGTGCCTCATTTATCCTCCTGCAAAAGGCAGGGAAAcgagctgctgctcagccaccACCAGCATTCAAAAACTGAGCTGAAAGCTGCAGAATCTAAGGATTAGTGTAACTACCTGATCTCAGAAAGTAGCTTCTCTCAGGTCTCAAGTGTCCCGGTTTATTCAGTTTATGGAATTATGTTTTTCAGGCAATTATGCACATGTAAAAGGATTCAAGAGCCAGTCTTGGATGTACATGCGTCATGAGGACTCCAGGCTCAGTGGCCTCAGGGAAAGCTGAGCTTTTACTTCTGGAGCTGGCAATCCTGATCAAAGTCCGCTCAACTTTATTGTTAAATACATGACAGAGGAGCAGCCTGAATAGCCAGCAGTGCCAGTGGGAACCCTGGCTGGGAAGCACCAAGCAGCGAAGCGACTGAGCTTACCTCCAGAGTACGTATCGAATGTGTCAGCTTTCAGGAACTGCCCACTTGTTCCTGAAAGgttaaaattcaaaacagagGGCAGTGAGTTTGACTGGGGTGGCTCTAGACTTCGCCTGGCCACCAGCTTGGAGTTCCTGCTGCAAAACGCTTTGCCCTTCCCTCAGTGTGTTGTATTTTCTGCAATGGTGAATATGTTGCTTGGTGGAGTTCATGGAGCCATCGTGCATGACCCAGGTGGGTTTGTTCCCATCTCCCTGGCAGTGCTTGCAACCATAATTGTGGCTGTGCACCCCATGCAGTGCTGGACTGGTGTGCTTTTGGCTCAGCCATGGTGCTGGGGTCGGGGTCCCCAGTGGCCTCTTCCCtcctgggggaggaagggaccctggctgtggggagaggggggctAGTGCTCGCCTGACTCACCATTCACCAGCGCGATGTTCAGGCCTCTGCCAACATTGTTTTTCACGCTGCTCAtgaggctggaaaagaaagcagagagcacCAGTAAGTGCAGGGATGCCCTGGAGATGCTGGTGCCAGTGAAACTGTGATGGGGTGAAGTGGCTGCAGACAGCAAAATGTCCCCAGAAGCAGTagcaaagaaaactgtttccaatttttttttaaccacagaTGCACTGTGATGGCCATCGACATGCTCGGTAGAGGCCCAACTCACTCTACGCAAGCCCAGGCCAGCCACGGCTGCCCCGTCCCCACTGTGTGCTGCTTACACCATGTCATCAAAGCAGATGGAGGGTCCCACCACGTTTGCAGCACCACTGATGATCTTGAAGGCAAAATGGTTCTcggggcagctctgctggttCCTGCACTTGTGCCGGGGCAGCTGCTCACCTGCAAGGGAGGAGCGGAGCTGCGAGCCATGGCGTTGGCCCCATGGCGGGACTCTGGCCGTGTCCATGAGGGGCTGACCAGGGCTGGCATTGAGGCATGGTGGCCCAGTGAGAGGAAAGCACCTGGACCAGTTTCTTGCATGAAGGACTCTTCCTGGGACTGGGACCAGCTGCTTCTTTGAGGTTTATGGTCCTGAGGCTCGGGGAGGCGGGGGTGGGTGGGACGAGCTGGCCAGGGTGCCAGGTGCCACTCAGGGTGTGAGCAGCGGCATGGCAAGCTGGTGCCATGGGGACTGCAGAGGGGTGTGTGCCAGGGAACGTTTGGAGCTGGCACTCGCTCAGAGCCAACCCCTCGAGGCTTTTCTGCCCGGAGCTTCCCCATTcttggctggggcagggacctGTGCCACACTGCCGGGCATGGCATGTGACCTGTTCCGTGCTGTAGCCCAGGGGTGTttttgctggggcagggatATCGCATGAAGGTCATGTGCTTGCAGAGCCTGCCAAAGGCACTCTTGCTGTGTGCAATAATGAAATGCCCCTGTGTTTGGCAGAGTGTGGTTTTTGCCTCAGGAAAGGGTCTCTTGAGAGCAGCTATCACGTTTCCAGCATCACCcgcagccctggagcagggtTGTGTTGTGTGATGGAGATGAAGTCGAGAGCGGTACTCACTGCTGGACTTGTCGGTGCCACCTGTGGGTATCAAGGAGGAGGGTTAGACACCCCAGAGAGCTGCTGGCTCTTCCCTGATCCAGGAGCAGCTGTTCAGGCACCAGCTCTCCGAAACTGCTCTCTATGGCTGCAAGCACCCCCAGAGCCACCCACCCCTGTGCAGCTTCCCACCAcgctgtcccctccctgccctgatGGCCAGAGCTGGTGGCTATAGCTTTGGCCAAGGACTGCAAGTGCAAATGTGTATGGCAGCTATGTGCCGCTCTGGGGTCTGGCTTGTGACGGGGCTGCCCCCACTCTCCCTCTGGACCCAGCTGGACCCCCGCTGGTGCCTCACCGAGCCAGCTCCGCACGCTGATGGCTTTCCAGCTCCGTTCGAAGTATGTCTGCACAATGAACCATGTGCCCAGCAGTGTGATGAACAGTGCCACGTACCGGATCACGCCTGCGAGGGATGGGAGAGAAGccaggtgagcagcagcatgggttggggactggagcatcccTCTGGCTTCTTGGGGGCTTGGTCCATGTGTCCCCAGGTTAGCAGGCACAGGGTGACAGCCAGTGCTTGTGTGGTGTGGAAAGGCAGCTAACACTCCTTCCTCCATCCTCTGAAAGGACTCTGATCTCTTAATTAATGTCTCTAGAGCGTGTGGCGATGCTCAGATAGGCATTACCCTTCTACTGGGAGGCACTATTCATATTTCTCTCTGCATTAAAGTAAATCTGATAATTAGTCAGAAAGCTATGTAAATCCAAGTATTTCTTATGTTCCCAGTGCTGGGAAGGCTGCTATCCCCCAATTAGTCACTAGCTACAGCCGAGCAGCTGCTAATAGAAATGTGATTGGCATTTGGCTTTAAAGCAGCGCTCATCGGAGCAAAACGTTCCAGTCCTGCATGGAAAGAGAGTAGAAAAATGTACTTCTATTGCAGCTGAATGGCTCTTATGGAGCCATGAATGTCTCAATAGCCCTCTCTTCCCAGCCGCAGAGGGTTTCACTGGGAAAAATACAACAGGCTGAAATCTACAcagatcttttaaaaacctgatGCTTATACAAAGGCCCTTTCCCATACCCCTGGCAGGGGCAAAGGTCAGGGTAGCTGGGTTTGGAAGAGGTCGTGTAAATGAAAAGGAGGTggaaaaaactgcagaagaatgGACAGAGAAAAGTCagtctctttctccctccttaCTTGTCATCCGCATGGTGGTGGGGAGAGAGAGCACGACCGAGGGGGTGGCCGACAGTCACAGGTCACCctgaggaaaaagaaggcaATACATAAAGCATACCTgtaacccaccaaagccaggCAGGTATTAGATGAAAAAATAACTGCGATGTTTAGGAAAATTTGCAATAAAGGGTCTCCAAAGAGGTATAAATTCCTATTGGGCACGTGTGTTCAGTCCCACCCTGGTATTGAAATCCTGGCTCTTGTATGACGGAGCATGCTGCACTAATTgagctttcttcatttttaagccTCTGAACTCTTCACTGTGACCGGCTGCTGCCCCGTGTCCTTCTGTTTCATGTCCTTTTCTCAGCACTGGATCACGCTTTTCTATCTGCTGATAATGATGAGCTCAAGGAGCATATTTTTGATCATGGCTCTGCTGCATTTCCCTCTGGGATAACGTACAGCAGGTTTCAAATATTAGGGGCTGCAAAATGCCATCTGAGGACAATCTGTGATTTGGCCTTGCCCGAGCAAGGGGCTCTGTGGGAACAAGCTTGTCTTCCTTAAAACCAGAAAGGGAAGGGTAAAAGAGCAGGGCCGCTGAGCTGGGCAGAGTAGCCAGGTTGGGGGACGCCTGACTTAAGAACAGAAGTATTTCCACTtgcccaaaccctgcagcatCTTCACCCACACAAATGGGGAGTAGCTGTAATTTGGAGAATGAGCTGTTTCCTACCCAAGCGAGTCTGTCTGTCcccttctctcctgctgccaccccacTACACCGGGCTtccaggggctggggacccACTCCTACCTTCAAAATTCGGGGCTGCAGTCTGGTGAATGTCCGTCCTGGTAAACCACCCTGGAGTCCTAAGTCAAGTTGTCACCTACAAGATGTGTGCTCAGAGCTAAAGAGCCTAATGTTAACGAAAGCAGCCCTTTCTTGAGGCTTGGCATAGAAAATTTGTAgaagagctgtgctggaggttgcttttcctgtttgaaGGGTAAATAAGGAGCAGCGGGTTgtagcagggctgggctgcaagTTGATTTCAGGCTGCTGCGTcatgaggaaggaaagaagagctttgtctcctgcccagccctgctctgggtCCCCTCCCAGGACTTGAGTTCAGCAAAACTGCCTGTGGCAGTGTGATTGACCGTGGCCTTGGTGCAGCGTTCTCCCTTGGCCCCCTGGGTGAgatgcacccagcaccccacatCACCACTCTGGCTTCCCCTGCACCCTGGGGTAGGTTGCAGCATCACCATATGGGGCCTTTAGGCAGCCTcaaaagcaagaagagaaaTGATCTGCATTGCAGGAGGAAAGCTGTTGTGTTCCTGCTTGGCCCGAGACCCCAGTGGGCGGTTTGCAGTAGGCCAGGGTGGCCAGTGCCCGACCAGAGTGGCAGCCCCACAGTGATGTTTCAGCTGTCCAAAGCCTGGCACTGGTCCCCACGAGACCCCTCCATGTTGCCCACATTTGCCATAAGGCTGTGGCAAGGAggagctgctgaagctgcttGGGCAGGAAGCTAGTGGTTTCCCATGGGAGACTGGCCTCATGGCTTATCTGCATTTCAGAGGAAGCCTTGGAAGGTATGTGTGTACCCTCACATATCATGGCAGTGTGGTTTTGATAGTGTATCAGCTAAGCACACTGGCTTCCCAGCAGCATCTCACTCCTCTCTGGAGCTATTCCTCCCAGAGGAAGGTGGCCGTGAGCAGGAATCTGCCTCTGCCACCACTAAGGTGGCACAGGGGTCTGCGATGCCCACAGACCTTCCCCCCCACACCTTGTCCTGGTCCATCCCCACCCCATGGCACAGCATCCCTGAAATGGATTTTAAACTTGTGTCGGAGCTGGCATGAACAAGCCCATTTCAatgagctggtggaagagcCACAAACCTGAAAACAGACAGTTTAAACATTTTGGAGGAGAAATGCTGCCTGTGGCTGGATCTGCAGCGACAGCACTGGGCTCTTGCCTTTTGCTCCTTTCAGCatgaagttttgcttttgaaatgcagagaCCCTCTCCTCATGCTGGGCTTCCCAGCCCAATGCCTGCTCAGTGATGGGGGCAGAAAAGCAGTCCTTAAAATCCCCCTTGGCAAGTTACAAGTTCTTCAGAATTGGTATTGGTTTGCTTTTGGAGCTTGATGAGCTCCCCCTCCGAATGCCATGAGCGGAGCCTGCAGCTGGTGCGGATTTGGAACTGGGCTGTGATTTGGACACAGTGAATGGAGCAAAACTCCACTGGATTTGCAGAACCATCCCCATTtggtccctgctgctgcaggggacaCCAGCCAGCCTCAGCAGGGCCCATTGCACAGTGCTCTCCTTCAccaaatttgtatttttttctatgcacATATTGATTTCattgcagaggaagagaaatggaaaaacaaaccaataaaAGCTAGTGCTGTAGGGAAGTCGTGTATTTATTTGGGCTATTTATCTTCACCTTAATCCCAGGTAAAATTTATTGGGCAAAGTCTCTAGGTGGTGAAATTACTGGAAACTGATTCCGTTACAAGAGGGTAGCCCTGTCCTGGGATTTCTATTATATTCTCTTTtgtttagattaattttttttctttctttctttctaaacGTGTGCTGGGTAGAAAGACCGTTGTGCTCTGGCATCTGCCAGAAAGAACttgcaggagagggagaaaggaagttATTTTGTCTAATAAACCTGAAGcttatttgcttaaaaatgttgCGGGAACAAAAAGGTTCTCAGACAAATATTGCTAAAGATGCCTGTGGCATTGTAAGACAAAGATTCCACCCCGAGCTGGCTCAGGTCTGAAGTGCCGCTTGGCAGCACTCCATGCCTGCTGCCAAGAAGAAACCCAGGCAGATCCCTGCCCTTGCAGGAAGGTGTTCCAGGATGCAGCGGGTGAATGTTCCTGTTTCCTCCCAGTGCTACGGGAAAACTTTGCTTCTCCAGAAATTCctgcctttgtgttttttttggaCCCCTGTCTCCCGGGCTTTAGAGCCCCACAGGTCCTTCTTTCTCCCAGCAGGTCCCTGACCGTAAATGAGACATCATTTTATTGCGGGGTGGGGATGTGGCTCCAAAGAGGGTGGCTGCCAGATGTCACCCATGCCCATGTGCAGCCAGGCACCCTCCAGAAGTCAGGGTTCTCCTGCAAAACTGAACGCAGGGGCACAGAAATCTTTTTAGTCTCAAATGGAGTCGATCCAACTGAGCTTTACCAAGTTACTGAACGGGAGAGCACTGCCTGCAGGTGGGCTTATGAATTCCTCAGCTCGTAAAAATGCTTGGCCAGCTGCTGCATCCACCAGATGGCTGGAGAGGGCATCTTGCAGTGAAGCTGCCCCCAGCACAAGTCAATAGTTAACTGGGGTGAGGCCCTGATCCTGAAGCAGAAGCCAAACAGGATGCACGGCAGTggcgggcagggctgtgggtcGGGAGCAGGACGGCAGCCAAGGTTCGACAGGACACCCggaggtgctgctgggggagccGGGCTTGGGGCCGGTGAAAGGGAACAGCCTGGTTTCGGTGCCCGCTGCGTGCTGCACCCCTGCCCGCTGCACCCCTGCCCGCtgcacccctgcctgctgcgTGCTGCACCCCTGCCCGCTGCACCCCTGCCCGCTGTGTGCTGCACCCTTGCCCGCTGCGTGCtgcacccctgcctgctgcgTGCTGCACCCCTGCCCGCTGCGTGCTGCACCCCTGCCCGCTGCGTGCTgcacccctgcctgctgtgtactgcacccctgcctgctgcgTGCTGCACCCCTGCCCGCTGCATGCTgcacccctgcctgctgtgtactgcacccctgcctgctgcgTGCTGCACCCCTGCCCGCTGCACCCCTGCCCGCTGCACCCCTGCCCGCTGCGTGCTGCACCCCTGCCCGCTACACCCCTGC
Coding sequences:
- the FAM3D gene encoding protein FAM3D isoform X2 gives rise to the protein MEEGVLAAFPHHTSTGCHPVPANLGTHGPSPQEARGMLQSPTHAAAHLASLPSLAGVIRYVALFITLLGTWFIVQTYFERSWKAISVRSWLGGTDKSSSEQLPRHKCRNQQSCPENHFAFKIISGAANVVGPSICFDDMVLMSSVKNNVGRGLNIALVNGTSGQFLKADTFDTYSGDINKLYTFLQEIKHGTIVLMASYDDAATKMNDKVRAYFTELGSSHASNLGFRDNWVFLGAKGLKKKSPFEQHIKNDKDTNKYDGWPELLEMEGCAPRKMD
- the FAM3D gene encoding protein FAM3D isoform X3 — encoded protein: MRMTSVIRYVALFITLLGTWFIVQTYFERSWKAISVRSWLGGTDKSSSEQLPRHKCRNQQSCPENHFAFKIISGAANVVGPSICFDDMVLMSSVKNNVGRGLNIALVNGTSGQFLKADTFDTYSGDINKLYTFLQEIKHGTIVLMASYDDAATKMNDKVRAYFTELGSSHASNLGFRDNWVFLGAKGLKKKSPFEQHIKNDKDTNKYDGWPELLEMEGCAPRKMD
- the FAM3D gene encoding protein FAM3D isoform X1; amino-acid sequence: MEEGVLAAFPHHTSTGCHPVPANLGTHGPSPQEARGMLQSPTHAAAHLASLPSLAGVIRYVALFITLLGTWFIVQTYFERSWKAISVRSWLGGTDKSSSEQLPRHKCRNQQSCPENHFAFKIISGAANVVGPSICFDDMVLMSSVKNNVGRGLNIALVNGTSGQFLKADTFDTYSGDINKLYTFLQEIKHGTIVLMASYDDAATKMNDKVRAYFTELGSSHASNLGFRDNWVFLGAKGLKKKSPFEQVHVPPLPPALGTPILFVAPLELHPTCLQKTWASGVIPHVEPSWKFCHVSNLHCATNLLIHSPFFLFLQHIKNDKDTNKYDGWPELLEMEGCAPRKMD